A genomic region of Pristiophorus japonicus isolate sPriJap1 chromosome 20, sPriJap1.hap1, whole genome shotgun sequence contains the following coding sequences:
- the LOC139233037 gene encoding mucin-2-like produces METLILCLFLVCSGAVCGGRLSDSAGRSCCEPKLPQPLNISEFNKLQNYVTLSGQGRCPEYLVFTTNANQRFCILSGKAQAMKEFVDARSIDPGEVCARTGGIEQTETGKGTPHPAPPTAGPTIPISSSSITAVPGLHGQERTFTLQPTPNPPTRAHWLQRVAVTTRNTAGETSGTSLHPRNIVTTTLTSPPNKHEAGEDRTMEGTYSPDPGEVCARTGGIEQTETGEGTPHPAPPTAGPTIPISSSSITAVPGLHGQERTFTLQPTLNPPTRAHWLQRVAVTTRNTAGETSRTSLHPRNIVTTTLTSPPNKHEAGEDRTMEGTYSPGSTTSGRGGARMGHRVGPGVGGLLHCKDCDEQHRYSAGEVTAGQWLALGLLASAIALLLTAAILFASIKFKCTQQMPDVMVRGVRYSRICGLRTDTV; encoded by the exons ATGGAGACCCTGATTCTGTGCCTCTTCCTCGTCTGCTCGGGAGCGG TGTGCGGTGGGAGGCTCTCGGACAGTGCTGGCCGGTCATGCTGTGAACCCAAGTTACCGCAACCATTAAATATATCAGAATTCAACAAGCTGCAGAATTATGTGACCTTATCCGGTCAGGGAAGATGTCCCGAGTATCTAGT ATTTACCACAAACGCGAATCAGAGATTCTGTATATTATCGGGAAAGGCACAAGCCATGAAAGAGTTTGTTGATGCGAGATCCATAG ATCCTGGTGAGGTGTGCGCCCGAACTGGTGGGATAGAGCAGACGGAGACCGGGAAAGGAACTCCTCATCCTGCACCTCCCACTGCAGGTCCAACCATTCCAATATCCAGCTCCTCCATCACGGCCGTCCCTGGGCTACACGGGCAAGAGAGAACTTTCACCCTTCAGCCAACACCGAACCCCCCCACCCGAGCCCACTGGCTTCAACGTGTGGCTGTCACAACAAGAAACACAGCTGGAGAAACATCCGGGACAAGTCTCCATCCCAGGAATATTGTCACCACGACACTGACATCTCCTCCAAACAAACACGAGGCGGGAGAAGACAGGACTATGGAGGGCACTTACAGTCCCG ATCCTGGTGAGGTGTGCGCCCGAACTGGTGGGATAGAGCAGACGGAGACCGGGGAAGGAACTCCTCATCCTGCACCTCCCACTGCAGGTCCAACCATTCCAATATCCAGCTCCTCCATCACGGCCGTCCCTGGGCTACACGGGCAAGAGAGAACCTTCACCCTTcagccaacactgaacccccccaccCGAGCCCACTGGCTTCAACGTGTGGCTGTCACAACAAGAAACACAGCTGGAGAAACATCCAGGACAAGTCTCCATCCCAGGAATATTGTCACCACGACACTGACATCTCCTCCAAACAAACACGAGGCGGGAGAAGACAGGACTATGGAGGGCACTTACAGTCCCG GCTCCACAACGTCAGGACGCGGAGGGGCGAGAATGGGCCACAGAGTCGGGCCTGGGGTTGGAGGTTTGCTGCATTGCAAGGATTGCGACGAGCAACACAGATACTCGGCCGGTGAGGTCACAGCAGGTCAATGGTTGGCACTGGGCCTGTTGGCGTCTGCCATCGCGCTGCTCCTCACTGCTGCCATCCTCTTCGCCAGCATCAAGTTTAAGTGCACACAACAGATGCCAG